Below is a window of Pelagicoccus albus DNA.
ACGACGAGCAACCGCTACTCAGAACGCGGGACTTGACCAAGATCTATCCGGGAGTCGTAGCCAACGAAGCGGTCGACCTAGAGATTTGGTCGGGAAAGATCCATTCCATCATTGGCGAAAATGGAGCGGGCAAATCCACCTTGGTGAGCATCCTGTACGGAGCCACACGGCCCGATAGAGGGGAACTGTTTTGGCTCGGAGAAAAAGTGGAAGCGGGCCACACGAAACGTTTTCGAGAACTGGGTATCAGTTTCGTTCCTCAGCACGTAACTTTGGTCGAACCATTTACGGTTTGGGAAAATATCGTACTCGGCGAGAGCCGGCCCCTTTGGTCTGCGCCAAAGAGCGGGAAGGACCTTCGCCAGCGTGCGGAACAGCTCAATGACGCCTACAGGCTTGAACTTAATATGGAGGAAATCGTTTCCGAGATGGCACTCGGCAAACGACAAAACGTAGCCCTTCTAAAAGCGCTCCTTTCCAAGCCAAAACTTCTTATCCTCGACGAACCGACCGCTATATTGACCCCCGAAGAAGTGCAGCGGCTATTTGGCATTTTACGCAAACTCGCTCAAGACGGTGCCGCAGTTATTCTCATTGCTCACAAGCTGGCTGAGGTCCTGGAGCTCAGCGATCAGATTACCGTGCTGCGTAAAGGCCAGAAGGTCGGTGAACGGAAAGCTTCAGATACAAACGCTAGCGAACTCGCAGCCCTAATGACCGGCGAATCAACGGCCAGCTCGCAAAGAACGTTTTCCCAATCTGCCACAACAGACCAAGCCAAAACGAGCTCTCGTCCCTATGTCTGGCTAGATAGTGTGAGCATAGCTTCCGCGGATTCCAGAACGCCCTCTCCGCTTGAAGACGTATCCATGAAAGTGTTCCCCGGTGAAATATTCGGAATCGCGGGCATCGATGGCAACGGGCAGCGAGAACTTTTCGAATTGATTACGGGAGACCGATGGCCAGCTACCGGAATGTTTGAAGTTCTCAATCACGACCGGCTGCCGGAACTGACTATCGAACAGCGTAACTCATTGGGATTACGGCGAGTGAGCGAGGACCGTCATCACGAGGGACTCGCTCTGGATCTTCCCATACTGGACAATCTTGTGCTTCAATACGCGGGTCAGAATCCCTTGAGCCGGAAAGGTTGGCTCAAGCGTGGGCATTGGAAAGAGATTGGCGAAAAGGCGAAAGCCAGCTTCTCTATTGCGGCCAACGATCTCTTGCGAAACGTTCGAACACTCTCCGGCGGAAATCAGCAAAAGGTGGTATTGGCCCGTGAACTACAAACACCTGCCAAACTCCTCGTAGTCGCCCAACCTACTCGCGGCCTGGATTTCGTTTCGGCTGACTTCGTCCACCAGCAGCTTGTCAAAGCGGCCGAAACCGGAACCGCCGTCGTGCTAATATCGGGAGACTTGGATGAGCTGCTTGCCTTGTCTCACCAAATAGGCGTGCTGCATCGTGGCAAATGGATGGGATCGGTTCCCAACGGCGTCAACGCTCGGGAAACCGTGGGTCAACTCATGGCGGGATACGCCCTGCAAGCGGAAGGAGCAACGCTTTGAAGAGCCTACCGCTTTTCGCAACTCTCGGATCCATCCTGCTAGCGGTTTTGGTTGGAGCTCTCCTGCTTGGACTCAGCGGTTTCGACCCATGGGGCAGCTATCTGAAACTGTTCGAAGGGGCAACAGGTTTAGACTTCTCAGGTCGAGGATCGTTTTTCCGAATCCCCTCTCGTCTAGGTTCAACCCTGAACGAATGCGCCCCCCTTCTTCTCGCGGCACTGGCGGTAGCCACGCCTTGGCGGCTAGGTTGGGTCAATCTAGGCGGCGAAGGACAAATGATCATGGGGGCCGCAGCGGCGACTATGGTCGCCCTCAGTTTCAGCGAAGTTGCTAGCCCGGGCATCCTTGTATTCGCGCTCCTCGCCGCCGCCATCGCCGGAGCGCTTTGGTCTTTGCTCGCCGCTTGGACACGTATCCATCGAGGCATGAACGAAATCATCGTTACCATAATGCTTAACTTCATAGCTTTTTGGTTTGTAGCTTGGCTCGTTCACGGTCCGATGCGGGATACCGAAAGCGGCATGGGCCACCCTTGGAGCCCGCCGGTTCCACTGGAGTCGCAGCTACCCATTCTAGGTGGAGATATACGTTTCCACTCCGGGCTGATAATCGCCCCTGTGCTGGCGATTCTCATTTGGATATTACAAACCTATCGCGTATCCGGATTTCAGGAACAAGTAACCGGACGGGCTCGTCCCACCGCTCTGTTTGCGGGCTTCCCGGTTCGAAAGCTTGAATACAGAGCCATGGCGATCGGCGGAGCCTGTGCAGGACTTGGAGGGGCCTGCGCCTTGCTGGGAGTTCAATTTAGGTTAAGCGAGGAAGTCGCCACAGGCTACGGGTTTACTGGCTTAACCATTGCATTAGCCGCCAGATCCCATCCGCTAGCCATCATTCCTTGCGCCTTGTTTTTCGCTACCCTCCGCACCGGAGCTGAATACATGGAGTTTAGCGCCGGAATCCCTCAGACTCTCGCTGTTATCATTCAAGCCTTAGTCCTCTTCTTTTTGCTCTTAGCTTTGGCTCCGCAATGGAAAAAGTGGTGGCAACAACACAAGACGAGGCAGGCGTCTCTCCGCAAAAAGGCCATTGTCGAAGGAGGAGCCAATGTTTGATAGCGCCTTGGTATTAGGCGGTCTCCTCATCTCCGCAGAATTTTGGCAGGCTGCGATTCGTAGTGCCGCTCCCATAACAATTGCAGCGACAGGAGAAGCGGTCACAGAGAGGACTGGAGTGCTCAACATTGGCATCGAAGGGATGATGCTGATGAGCGCTTTTGCCGCGGTTTGGGGTTCAGGTCTAACGGGAAGCGCTTTCGGAGGGCTCGCCCTAGCGGCCCTGTGCGGCTTGGCGATAAGCGCTGTACATACTGTGGTCGTTCTGGCTCTCAGAGCAGACCAAATCCTAAGCGGGGTCGCCCTAAACCTCGCTGCATTAGGTACGTCGACCTACCTCTCTCGTCTGGTTATTGGCGACAACCCAGAGCCCGTCTCCGCCTTCGAGAGCATGGAGATTCCTTTGCTTAGCAAGATACCCTTTTTCGGAACCTTGCTTTTTGAATACAACGTGCTGATCTATTTGTTGTACGCATTAACAGCCTTCACCGGCTGGTTTCTTTTCCGTTCACATCTCGGTCTACGTCTTCGCGCCGTAGGTGAGAATCCGCAAGCGGTCGCAAATGCGGGCTTCTCTGTCACTCGCCTCCGAGCAAGCGCCATACTCTTCGGCGGACTTATGGCGGGACTCGCCGGGGGTGCCTACTCACTCGGAAATGTCCGCTTCTTCACCGAGAATATGACCGCAGGAGTCGGCTTTGTAGCCCTTGCCCTAGTAATCGTTGCCCGCTGGAATCCGTGGTGGCTCATACCAGTGGGGTTGATATTCGGAGGAGGCCAAGCCCTAGCTCTCAGGGGCCAAACGGTAGATTTGGCGATTCCCTTCGAATGGCTGATCGTTATGCCCTACATTTTGACCCTGGTGGTCTACTTCTTCGTGAGCGGAAAGAAATCCAGCGCTCCGTTTATGTTGGGCCAAAAACTTGACTAGATTTCCTATGACACTTTCTAACGACCTTCTAAGCAAACTCACCGATGCAGTCGGTAGTGATAATCTAATCACCGACGAGTCGAGTCTCCTAAAGCTATCTCGCGACTACTCATGGTACTCGCCCTTCCTAAAGGAGTCCCTTGCGAGCAAAGCGGCCGATGCGGTGGTCAAGGTTTCCTCGGAAAGCCAACTTGAGCAAGTTGTGGCAGATTGCGCAGCCGCTAAAGTTCCTGTGACTCTTCGTGGCGCCGCCACCGGAAACTATGGCCAATGCACACCGTTCGAAGGTGGCGTTCTTATCGATATAAACGGTATGAAAGAGATCCTCGGTTTCGGTGATGATTGGGTCGAAGCACAAGCAGGCGTTCGCATGCAAACCTTAGAAAATGCAGCGAGAGAAAAAGGTCTCGAACTACGTTCCTATCCTTCCACATGGGTGAAGTCTACATTGAGCGGTTTTATCGGAGGCGGATCGGGAGGCATCGGATCGGTAACCTGGGGCAGGCTGCACGAAGCGGGTACCATAAAAGCCGTGGAGTTCCTTTCACTAGAAAATCCGCCCCGAAAATTTCGTCTCGAAGAAGAGGATACGTGCAAGGTTTATCACACCTATGGCACAAACGGAATCGTGACCCGCATCACTCTGCGACTGGCCCCGAAAGCCGATTGGCGACAGATCATGGTAGTGAGCGAGGATTGGTGGAAGCTAATGGAGTTCGCAGTGGAAATCTCATCGGACAAGAGCTGGAGGAAACGTCTTGTCAGCATCCACGAATGGCCCATCCCGTCCTACTTCAAAGGACTGAAAAAATGGATACGCCCCGATGCACATCTCGTCTTTTTCGAGATTGAAGAATCTCAAGCAGAGAGCTTCAAGAGCTACGTTGCCGAAAAAGGACTGGAAGTACAGCACGACATCGCCCCACACGAGCCTCGCAAGGCTCCCATGTACTCAGACTTCACTTACAATCATACGACGCTATGGGCTTTGAAGTTTGACCCAAGCTACTCCTACATGGGCAACCGATTTGATACGGCAAACTACCGCCAGCAGATGAGCGCGATCAAAGAAGCCTTTCCCGACGAGGTTTGGTGGCACCTCGAGGTTTTGCGGGACTACACCAACGATTGTCCCATCTTCGCCGGTCTCACTATTTTTAAGTACACAACGAAAGAGCGCTTCAACGAGATGCGAGCGTTTATGGAAGCTCAAGGGGTCGGAACAAGCGGGGCACACACACCATTCTTGGACGAGGGACTACATTCCCACGGCCTCGAAGCCAAATTCGCGATCAAGGATCTCGTCGACCCTCAAGGACTGCTTAATCCAGGAAAAATAAAGAACTACAACCCAGGCAGCTACGAGCCTTGGACGCCAAGCGAGAGTATCTAGCGAAAACAAGCATGGGCTCTGGACTTTCATTGGAAAACACCTCCCGCGAACTCGCGGACTCACAATCAGAGACTGCGATTCTGGTCTTTGGTGGAGCGGAGCAATGCGGGCCTTGTCTCCCCTGCTGTATCGACTCTTTGTTAGCAGACTTCCTAGCAGATCGCTACGCCGAATCACTGCATGCCTTCCGGACTCCAGTTTTTCCCTACAACACGTCTCAAGAGCATGGCAACCTAGCGGGGACCTTGTCCCTACCCGCGTCATTGATGCAAACAATCACGGAACATCTGGTATGTCAGCTCTCCCAGCAGGGATACCGGCGGTTCATCTTGCTCAGCCCGCATGGCGGTTCTCATTGGGAATCCAGTGCCATCAAAGAGATCAATGCCGCCAATCCAAACATTACCTTAATCTCGGCAAAAGACGGGGCCGCAGACAGTATTCCTGAAGCGCGGCTAGCGGCCGGACTTACGGAAGGCGAAGGCCTGCATGGCGGACTTCTACCACTTTGCTCAACTGCCTTCTTCCACCCTGACCTTGTGAAAGCGGGGAGCTTCGGGTCCCTTCATCCCGAGCAAAACGAAGCGGCTTTCAACTACGGGCTACTGCGGGCTTTCAGCGAGGATGGTTGCTGGGGGGATCCGATTGAAGTGAAAGCCGAACAAATTTCTGAATACGCGGAAAAAGGAAAATTGCTTTGGACAACGTTTGCGGAGGCTCAAGCCAACCGACTCGACACCATACTAAACCGAGTCGACTCCCTTCGCCAACAGCTCGCCTCAAAAGCTTAGTAGCCTACGCCCAAAGGAAGCTGCTATCCTCCCGGACCGTAACGTTGCCGCCAAGGAACTAGCCGCTGGTCGATAGACTTCGCGAGGCGGAGAAGAGCTCGATCTGATCCTCTCGGGCCAAGGAGAGACAAGCCAACCGTTGCCCCTTGAATTTCGATGGCAGGGATACTGATTTGCGGCAGCCCAGCTAAAGAAGCTCCGCCAACCATGCTAACACAACGGCTCCGGAAACGGTTTAAGTCTCCCAACTCGCCTCCTTTCAAGGGCGCTAGATCAGGGGTCGTCGGAAGCAGAAAAGCCCCATGACTACCAAGGGCATCGTTGAAGTGCGCAGCAATATCAGCTCGGTCTTCAGTGGCCTTTTGGAACGCCAGAGCATCGACCTTGCCCGCTTCTCTCAGTCGATCTGCTAGTCCGGGAGCTAAAGTTCGCTCTTTCGCCTCCAGCCATTCGCGATGCGTATTCCAAAGCTGCCGGCTCATCAAAGGCCAATAGGTATTTAGATAGTGTTCACCATTCCGGTTGAAGAACTTGCCGCGACCGGAAACTTCCAACCACCGGAAGAGCTCGGTAAACGCCTCTGCAACCTTCGGCTCCACCCAATCCAGAACATCTTCCGCAACGAGCAATTCATCCAGTTCACTAAACGGGTCGCCAGGACTCAGAATCACATCGCCAACCACCTGCAGGAGATCCACCGAACGAGTGAACCACCCCGCCGTATCGAAGTAATCGCACTGCGGGAAACAGCGGTTCATATTCACGTATCCATGAGATGGGCGCATACCGTAGATCCCACAAAAGGAAGCCGGCACGCGAACGCTGCCACCTGTATCGGTACCAATGGAAAAATCAACGGCTCCGCCCGCTACCGCAGCCACCGAGCCGCTAGAAGAGCCTCCCGGGACGCGTTCGGGACTGCGACTATTTAGAGGCGTTCCGTAATGGATGTTCTCTCCAAACATGCCGCACGCGAAATCGTCCGTTATGGTCTTTCCAAACAGATCAGCTCCCGAATCCAGCAAGTGCGAAACAAGAGGCGCTGTCACGGATGCGGGAGCTTGCTCTGCTAGCCAGTCCGGGTTGCCGGCAGAAGTTCGATATCCCGCTACGTCA
It encodes the following:
- a CDS encoding ABC transporter ATP-binding protein, whose amino-acid sequence is MNDEQPLLRTRDLTKIYPGVVANEAVDLEIWSGKIHSIIGENGAGKSTLVSILYGATRPDRGELFWLGEKVEAGHTKRFRELGISFVPQHVTLVEPFTVWENIVLGESRPLWSAPKSGKDLRQRAEQLNDAYRLELNMEEIVSEMALGKRQNVALLKALLSKPKLLILDEPTAILTPEEVQRLFGILRKLAQDGAAVILIAHKLAEVLELSDQITVLRKGQKVGERKASDTNASELAALMTGESTASSQRTFSQSATTDQAKTSSRPYVWLDSVSIASADSRTPSPLEDVSMKVFPGEIFGIAGIDGNGQRELFELITGDRWPATGMFEVLNHDRLPELTIEQRNSLGLRRVSEDRHHEGLALDLPILDNLVLQYAGQNPLSRKGWLKRGHWKEIGEKAKASFSIAANDLLRNVRTLSGGNQQKVVLARELQTPAKLLVVAQPTRGLDFVSADFVHQQLVKAAETGTAVVLISGDLDELLALSHQIGVLHRGKWMGSVPNGVNARETVGQLMAGYALQAEGATL
- a CDS encoding ABC transporter permease; translation: MKSLPLFATLGSILLAVLVGALLLGLSGFDPWGSYLKLFEGATGLDFSGRGSFFRIPSRLGSTLNECAPLLLAALAVATPWRLGWVNLGGEGQMIMGAAAATMVALSFSEVASPGILVFALLAAAIAGALWSLLAAWTRIHRGMNEIIVTIMLNFIAFWFVAWLVHGPMRDTESGMGHPWSPPVPLESQLPILGGDIRFHSGLIIAPVLAILIWILQTYRVSGFQEQVTGRARPTALFAGFPVRKLEYRAMAIGGACAGLGGACALLGVQFRLSEEVATGYGFTGLTIALAARSHPLAIIPCALFFATLRTGAEYMEFSAGIPQTLAVIIQALVLFFLLLALAPQWKKWWQQHKTRQASLRKKAIVEGGANV
- a CDS encoding ABC transporter permease; translated protein: MFDSALVLGGLLISAEFWQAAIRSAAPITIAATGEAVTERTGVLNIGIEGMMLMSAFAAVWGSGLTGSAFGGLALAALCGLAISAVHTVVVLALRADQILSGVALNLAALGTSTYLSRLVIGDNPEPVSAFESMEIPLLSKIPFFGTLLFEYNVLIYLLYALTAFTGWFLFRSHLGLRLRAVGENPQAVANAGFSVTRLRASAILFGGLMAGLAGGAYSLGNVRFFTENMTAGVGFVALALVIVARWNPWWLIPVGLIFGGGQALALRGQTVDLAIPFEWLIVMPYILTLVVYFFVSGKKSSAPFMLGQKLD
- a CDS encoding FAD-binding oxidoreductase; its protein translation is MTLSNDLLSKLTDAVGSDNLITDESSLLKLSRDYSWYSPFLKESLASKAADAVVKVSSESQLEQVVADCAAAKVPVTLRGAATGNYGQCTPFEGGVLIDINGMKEILGFGDDWVEAQAGVRMQTLENAAREKGLELRSYPSTWVKSTLSGFIGGGSGGIGSVTWGRLHEAGTIKAVEFLSLENPPRKFRLEEEDTCKVYHTYGTNGIVTRITLRLAPKADWRQIMVVSEDWWKLMEFAVEISSDKSWRKRLVSIHEWPIPSYFKGLKKWIRPDAHLVFFEIEESQAESFKSYVAEKGLEVQHDIAPHEPRKAPMYSDFTYNHTTLWALKFDPSYSYMGNRFDTANYRQQMSAIKEAFPDEVWWHLEVLRDYTNDCPIFAGLTIFKYTTKERFNEMRAFMEAQGVGTSGAHTPFLDEGLHSHGLEAKFAIKDLVDPQGLLNPGKIKNYNPGSYEPWTPSESI
- a CDS encoding creatininase family protein, encoding MGSGLSLENTSRELADSQSETAILVFGGAEQCGPCLPCCIDSLLADFLADRYAESLHAFRTPVFPYNTSQEHGNLAGTLSLPASLMQTITEHLVCQLSQQGYRRFILLSPHGGSHWESSAIKEINAANPNITLISAKDGAADSIPEARLAAGLTEGEGLHGGLLPLCSTAFFHPDLVKAGSFGSLHPEQNEAAFNYGLLRAFSEDGCWGDPIEVKAEQISEYAEKGKLLWTTFAEAQANRLDTILNRVDSLRQQLASKA
- a CDS encoding amidase; this encodes MHESERISTRLRELGALVPEGDFQLQGSGSGPLKGLSFVVKDLFDVAGYRTSAGNPDWLAEQAPASVTAPLVSHLLDSGADLFGKTITDDFACGMFGENIHYGTPLNSRSPERVPGGSSSGSVAAVAGGAVDFSIGTDTGGSVRVPASFCGIYGMRPSHGYVNMNRCFPQCDYFDTAGWFTRSVDLLQVVGDVILSPGDPFSELDELLVAEDVLDWVEPKVAEAFTELFRWLEVSGRGKFFNRNGEHYLNTYWPLMSRQLWNTHREWLEAKERTLAPGLADRLREAGKVDALAFQKATEDRADIAAHFNDALGSHGAFLLPTTPDLAPLKGGELGDLNRFRSRCVSMVGGASLAGLPQISIPAIEIQGATVGLSLLGPRGSDRALLRLAKSIDQRLVPWRQRYGPGG